The genomic DNA CCAGCAACTGTTCATCCCGGGCCATCGAGCCCAGCACCATGAAGCAGTAGGGAATCGGCGGCGGCCCCAACTCCCTTTCCGCCAGTTCGAGCAGACGCTGGGTGAAGGCGCGACCAATGCCTGAAATGGCGCTGCCGATCATGTGGGCGGTGGCACCGTCGCGCACCATGCGAATGTAAGTGCCGCGTAGATCCCGTAGCAATGATCGCAGACCTTCGACGCTGGTCTGGTTGGAGATGCTGTTCACCAGGTACAAGCTGCTCTGGGACTCGTGCCGGATAATGTCCGACAGATTGATCAGGCCCAGGGCGCGGCCCTTATGCATCACAGGAAGATGGTGAATGTTGCTTCGAAGCATGCACAGCATGGCCTCGAACAGCGAGTCGTCGGCCTGGATGGACACCGGATCGTTGGACATCACTTCGCCGATGGTAGTGTCGCCGCTGCGGTTGGCGGCCACCACACGAGTGCGCAGGTCCCGGTCGGTCACGATGCCGAGCATTTTCCCGGGGTTATGCCCGGCCCGCTCCAGGACGACGACACAGGAAACGCTTTGTTCGGTCATCAGCTGTGCGGCTTCCTGGACGCGGGTCAGTGGCGTGACCCAGACCAGTTTCCGGGAAATCAATGCTCGGGATTTAAGCTGGATCAGATCGCTCGCGCGCCCTTGGGCCTCAACGGCCGATTTGAGCCTGGAGTAACCTTCGGCTTCGACAAAATCGGCGAAGCTGTCGTGCCGCTTGCACAATTGGGCAATGACATCCGCCGGGATGAAATAGATCAGGCTATCTTCCAGGGCCTTGGCCGGAAAGCGCACCTTGTTGCTGCGTAGCAGGCCGGCCTGACCGAAAATATCGCCCTCCACCAGACGGTCATACAACTCGCCGTCGCGCCGATACACCTCGACTGCACCACTGCGTACGTAGTGCAGGTCATGTAAGGCAGCACCTGCTTCGAGGATAGGGCTGCCGGCCTTGAAATAGGCGACCTCGACACGCCGGGCAATGTCTTCCAGCGTTGTCTGGGGCAGGTCATCGAATGGGGGAAAGCGATGCAAATGCTCGCTGATTTCCAAGAGTTCGATTTGCATGGGGCCTCATGGCTGTTCGCTTCAGAGGATCAACATGCCAGACCCTGGCGCCGCGCACAAATCCGGTATTGGCGAGTGTGCGCGACCACCGTTTCGTTACTGGCCTTCAGGCACCGCGAGCCATTGCCCAATCACCTTCTGATAGCTGCCATTGGCTTTACTCAAGTGCAGCCACTGATCGACGTACATCTTCCAGGTGTTGTCATCCCGCGGCAGCAGGTAGGCCTTCTCGCCATATTGCAGGTAGCGGGTCGGGTTGACGGCGCACAGGCCGGGCTTGAGTTTTTGCTGGTAGAGCGCTTCCGACGCGTCGGTAATCATCACGTCGGCTTTCTTGTCCAGGAGTTGCTGGAAGATGGTCACGTTGTCATGGAAGCTGAGCTGGCCGTTGGGCAGAAACGCCCGGACGAAGGCTTCGTTGGTGCCGCCGGCCGGCTCGACAAGACGCACCGAAGGCTGGTTCATCTGTTCGAGCGTCTGGTAGCGCTCCTTGTCTTCGCAACGCACCAGCGGGATCTTGCCATCCACGTCCAGAGTGGTACTGAAATAGGCCTTTTTCTGGCGCTCCAGCGTCACCGAAATCCCGCCCATGCCGATGTCGCATTTGCCTGCAACCATATCCGGCATCAGGGTTTTCCAAGTGGTCTGCACCCATTGCACCTTGACGCCCAGGCTGGCGGCCAGGGAGCGCGCCATGTCGATATCGATGCCTTCGTATTCGCCTGCTTGGGTTTTAAAGGTATAGGGCTTGTAGTCGCCGGTGGTGCATACCTTCAGTTCGCCACGTTGCAGGACCTGATCCAGCAGCGAGGGTGCCGGCTCGGCCAGGGCGCTGCAGGAGAACGCCAACAGGCCACAGAACGTCATCGAGCTTGTTATGGTTTTCATCGGGATTGGATGCCTCGCAAGGGAAGGGAACAAGACCGGGGAGTGTAGCAAGGGGCTAGCGGGAAATGATCCCGTGGTCGATCGCGTATTTCACCAGGGCCGCGGGCTTGTCGATGTTCAGCTTGCGGCGGATGCTCAGGCGATGGGTTTCGACGGTGCGTACGCTGATGTCCAGTTCACGGGCCATTTCCTTGTTGTTCAGGCCCTGGACCATTTTCGCCAGGACTTGGCTCTCCCGTGGCGTCAGCTCGTTGTCGGTGTGCGGGTCGGTGGCGAGCCGCTGGGCTATCTCGGCGCTGTAGAAGGTGCCGCCGCTGATGATGGCTTCGATGGCCGCGATGATTTCCCGCGACGGCGCGTTCTTGAGCACGTAACCGCTGGCGCCGGAACGCACGGACTCGCTCACGTACTCATAATTGTCGTACATGCTGAGGATCAGGATCTTGAGGCTGGGGTATTGCTTGCCCAGCAGTCGGGTCAGCTCGAGCCCGTTCTTGTCCTTGAGGCCGATGTCCATCAGCAGCAGGTCCGGTTGGCAGCGACCGACCATTTCGATCGCCTGCGCGCCGTTCTCGGCTTCGCCCACTACGTCCAGTTGCGGCATTACCGAGAGCAGGGCCCTGATGCCGTCGCGGACCAGGGAATGGTCATCGACCAGCGCGACGCGAATCACGGGAGGCAGGTTCATTGATAAGTGCTCCTGTTGGCGTGGGCGCGCATCAGCTTTCCGTGACCGAGAGATTCATGGGCAGCAGGATGTCCAGTTCGCTGCGGCCCGGCACCGACGTCACTTCCAGGCGTCCGCCGAAATGCTCGACCCGCTCGCGGATGTTACGCAGGCCGATGCCGGCATGGCCGCGTTCCACTTGCGGGACGTTGAACCCCATGCCGTCATCGACCACTGTCAGGCGCAAGGACTGGCTGGAGCCGAACAGGGTGATGCCGACGCTTTTCGCCCCGGCATGGCGCTCGATATTGGTCAGGGCTTCCTGGGCAATGCGAAACAGCGAGACAGGGGCGCCATTTTCGAGGCGGCAATCGAATTCGTTGCTTCGGTAGGACACTTCCAGCCCGCTGCGCTGTTGGAATTCGGTGGCGAGTTGGCCGATGGCGGCGGGCAGGCCCAAGGTGTCGAGCAGGGACGAGCGCAAGTCGTGGGAGATATTGCGGATCTCGCCGATGGCTTCGCCGAGCCGGTCGGTGGCGTTCTTCAGGATGCCCAGGCCGTTTTCCTGGCCATTCTCCAACACGTGGCTGGCCAGTTCGAACTGGAATTTTATCGACACCAGCAGTTGGCTGATGCCGTCATGCAGCTCGCGCGAAACCCGTGAGCGTTCTTCTTCCTGCAGGCTGACGATGCGTTGGTTCAAGCGCTGCAGCTTTTTGTCGGCCAGGCGATGTTCGCTGACGTTGAGGGTCATGCCGCCGGCAAACACCAGCAGGACCGCCACCAACGCGATCGCGGCGATGGCTTGCATGGTGGTGTGGATGCCATGGGCGACTTCGTCACGGGCCTGCTGGGTGGCGCGCTCGACATCCTCCAGGTAAATCCCGGTGCCGAGCATCCAGCCCCATTTGTCCAGCATCACGACATAGGCCAGTTTGTCGGTCACCTGGCCGGAGGAGGGCTTGTTCCAGGCATAGCGCTGGAACCCTTCGCCTGACTCGGCGCTTTTGATCAGCGCCTGGATGACCGGCAGGCCGTGGGGGTCCTTCATGTCCCAGAGGTACTGCCCGACCAGTTCCGACTGGCGGGCATGCATGAGGCTGCGGCCCTGGCGGTCGTACACGAAGAAGTAACCGTTGATGCCGAAACTGAGCTTGCGCAGCTCTTCCAAGACCTGCTGTTGCGCCCGTGCGTCGCCCTGGCCGTTGTCGTACAGCGGGGCGATCAGGCTCTGCGCCATCTCGACATAGTTCTTCAACTCGGCGCGCTTGCTCGCCAGGATGCTGTCTTCGATCAGTTGTGCCTGCTGGTCGCCCAACTGGCGGTTGAGCGAGATCACCAGGGCGCAGATGACCGCGATGGCCAGGACCAGCGGCAAAATCCCGAGGGCGACGATTTTGTGTTTGAGCAGC from Pseudomonas beijingensis includes the following:
- a CDS encoding DUF294 nucleotidyltransferase-like domain-containing protein — translated: MQIELLEISEHLHRFPPFDDLPQTTLEDIARRVEVAYFKAGSPILEAGAALHDLHYVRSGAVEVYRRDGELYDRLVEGDIFGQAGLLRSNKVRFPAKALEDSLIYFIPADVIAQLCKRHDSFADFVEAEGYSRLKSAVEAQGRASDLIQLKSRALISRKLVWVTPLTRVQEAAQLMTEQSVSCVVVLERAGHNPGKMLGIVTDRDLRTRVVAANRSGDTTIGEVMSNDPVSIQADDSLFEAMLCMLRSNIHHLPVMHKGRALGLINLSDIIRHESQSSLYLVNSISNQTSVEGLRSLLRDLRGTYIRMVRDGATAHMIGSAISGIGRAFTQRLLELAERELGPPPIPYCFMVLGSMARDEQLLVTDQDNALVLDDRFDPPLHDEYFRKLATFVSDGLAACGFSYCKGGIMATNAQWRQPLRVWRDYFTQWIEKPNAATLLNACIFFDLDGVYGRLEMVNELKALCAEKPKATPAFLAAMARNALNRTPPLGFFRTFVMETDGEQKQIINLKGRGTAPLTDLIRIHALACASTAQNSFDRLEAISTTKWLQPQAIDHLRYALEFLSMVRIRHQVHAIEQGQTPDNYIEPERFSTIERHNLKEAFQVLSNAQKFLRFRYPGHARPTR
- a CDS encoding transporter substrate-binding domain-containing protein, with the translated sequence MKTITSSMTFCGLLAFSCSALAEPAPSLLDQVLQRGELKVCTTGDYKPYTFKTQAGEYEGIDIDMARSLAASLGVKVQWVQTTWKTLMPDMVAGKCDIGMGGISVTLERQKKAYFSTTLDVDGKIPLVRCEDKERYQTLEQMNQPSVRLVEPAGGTNEAFVRAFLPNGQLSFHDNVTIFQQLLDKKADVMITDASEALYQQKLKPGLCAVNPTRYLQYGEKAYLLPRDDNTWKMYVDQWLHLSKANGSYQKVIGQWLAVPEGQ
- a CDS encoding response regulator, which translates into the protein MNLPPVIRVALVDDHSLVRDGIRALLSVMPQLDVVGEAENGAQAIEMVGRCQPDLLLMDIGLKDKNGLELTRLLGKQYPSLKILILSMYDNYEYVSESVRSGASGYVLKNAPSREIIAAIEAIISGGTFYSAEIAQRLATDPHTDNELTPRESQVLAKMVQGLNNKEMARELDISVRTVETHRLSIRRKLNIDKPAALVKYAIDHGIISR
- a CDS encoding cache domain-containing protein; protein product: MLLKHKIVALGILPLVLAIAVICALVISLNRQLGDQQAQLIEDSILASKRAELKNYVEMAQSLIAPLYDNGQGDARAQQQVLEELRKLSFGINGYFFVYDRQGRSLMHARQSELVGQYLWDMKDPHGLPVIQALIKSAESGEGFQRYAWNKPSSGQVTDKLAYVVMLDKWGWMLGTGIYLEDVERATQQARDEVAHGIHTTMQAIAAIALVAVLLVFAGGMTLNVSEHRLADKKLQRLNQRIVSLQEEERSRVSRELHDGISQLLVSIKFQFELASHVLENGQENGLGILKNATDRLGEAIGEIRNISHDLRSSLLDTLGLPAAIGQLATEFQQRSGLEVSYRSNEFDCRLENGAPVSLFRIAQEALTNIERHAGAKSVGITLFGSSQSLRLTVVDDGMGFNVPQVERGHAGIGLRNIRERVEHFGGRLEVTSVPGRSELDILLPMNLSVTES